In one window of Chanodichthys erythropterus isolate Z2021 chromosome 23, ASM2448905v1, whole genome shotgun sequence DNA:
- the crispld1a gene encoding cysteine-rich secretory protein LCCL domain-containing 1 codes for MGHLTSALLRGLSLILVTRGVFAIVLFNATDLGILLDKYLDDDRDWMVERQRGKRAITASDMQAILDLHNKLRGQVYPQASNMEYMVWDTELERSAEEWAETCLWEHGPAGLLPQIGQNLGVHWGRYRPPTSHVQAWYDEVKDYSFPYPQECNPHCPFRCSGPVCTHYTQLVWATSSRIGCAINVCYNMNVWGQIWAKAVYLVCNYSPKGNWWGYAPYKHGAPCSACPPSYGGVCRENLCYKGDGTNRQSPREETDERNSIDPEAPHSPRPRLPTPSPTRRPNAVVSKEQMSQIVTCDTKLRDQCKGTTCNRYECPAGCLDSMAKVIGTVYYDMQSSICRAGIHYGVIDNDGGWMDVTRQGRKDFFIKSYKNGLQSLGKYQSANAFTVSKVTIKVITCETTVSVLCPYQKPARHCPRIYCPRNCLQENPHISRVIGTNIYSDKSSICRSAIHAGVLSNGSGGYVDVMPTDNRKLYISSYQNGIVSESLQNPTGGKAFRVFAVV; via the exons ATGGGTCACTTAACTTCTGCATTACTGAGGGGCCTTTCTCTAATTCTGGTGACCCGGGGTGTGTTTGCCATAGTGCTGTTTAATGCCACGGATCTTGGCATTCTCTTGGATAAGTACCTGGATGATGACAGGGACTGGATGGTGGAGAGACAGCGAGGCAAGAGGGCAATCACTGCCAGTGACATGCAGGCCATCCTGGACCTTCACAACAAACTTCGGGGGCAGGTCTACCCACAGGCTTCAAATATGGAATACATG GTGTGGGACACTGAACTGGAGAGGAGTGCTGAGGAATGGGCCGAGACCTGCCTGTGGGAACATGGCCCAGCTGGCCTGCTGCCTCAGATTGGTCAGAACCTAGGAGTGCACTGGGGAAG GTATCGTCCACCTACTTCTCATGTACAAGCCTGGTATGATGAGGTCAAAGACTACTCATTCCCATACCCCCAGGAATGTAACCCTCACTGTCCTTTTAGGTGTAGTGGTCCAGTCTGTACCCACTACACTCAG CTTGTTTGGGCAACTAGTAGTCGAATTGGCTGTGCGATCAATGTGTGCTACAACATGAATGTGTGGGGCCAGATTTGGGCAAAAGCAGTTTACCTTGTGTGCAACTACTCACCAAA GGGTAACTGGTGGGGATATGCGCCATATAAACATGGCGCCCCTTGCTCTGCCTGCCCACCTAGCTATGGAGGAGTTTGCAGAGAAAACCTCTGTTATAAAG gtgatGGAACAAATAGACAAAGCCCACGTGAGGAAACAGACGAAAGAAATTCTATAGATCCTGAGGCCCCTCATAGCCCTAGACCCCGTTTACCGACCCCAAGTCCAACCAGGCGCCCAAATGCAGTTGTGAGCAAAGAGCAGATGT CACAGATTGTGACATGTGACACAAAGCTAAGAGACCAGTGTAAAGGCACCACATGTAATAG GTACGAGTGTCCTGCTGGTTGTTTAGACAGCATGGCGAAAGTGATTGGAACAGTGTATTATGACATG CAATCCAGTATTTGCCGTGCAGGCATTCATTACGGTGTCATTGACAATGATGGAGGCTGGATGGATGTCACAAGACAGGGCAGAAAGGACTTCTTCATCAAATCATACAAAAATGGACTTCAGTCCCTTGG GAAGTACCAGAGTGCCAATGCCTTCACAGTATCCAAAGTGACAA TAAAAGTTATCACATGTGAGACTACAGTTTCTGTGCTGTGCCCTTACCAAAAGCCTGCAAGACACTGTCCTAG GATTTACTGTCCTCGCAACTGCCTGCAAGAAAATCCCCACATTTCTCGAGTCATTGGCACCAATATTTATTCAGAT AAATCTAGTATATGTAGGTCTGCAATCCATGCTGGCGTCTTAAGCAATGGTTCAGGTGGTTATGTTGACGTGATGCCCACAgacaacaggaagctgtacaTTTCCTCATACCAGAATGGCATAGTTTCAGAAAG CCTGCAGAACCCCACGGGAGGCAAAGCATTCAGAGTATTCGCAGTTGTTTGA